Part of the Anopheles coluzzii chromosome 3, AcolN3, whole genome shotgun sequence genome is shown below.
CCGTTTCAGCGATGGTTTCGCAGACTGCAGCAGCGGCCGCCCCAGCCGACCCCATCGTGGATGTGGAGATGGAAAGTGCCGAAGATGCGGAGGCCGCAAAGAAAGATGCGGAGCTGCTGGCGGTCCAGGAAATCCGTGACCATGCCCGACAGATCGACAAGGCGGTCGTGAGCAAGGAGCCGCGGTTCATACTGCGCGTGCTGCGTTCGCTTCCGACGACGCGCCGCAAGctggcgctggtggtggtgcgctcGCTGGCCGTGCAGCTGTACCCGGCCGGACCGGAGCGTGACGGCATAATGGCGTACATCGAGGACTATCCGGCCGGAGCGCAGGAGCCGGAGCTGCCTCGTCCCCGCGCCGCCATCAAGAGCCCGGTGCCGGAGGTGGACGCTTACttccatctgctgctgctggtgcgccTGCTGGACAAGAACGATCTGCCGAAGGCGACCAAATGCTCGCAGGATCTGATGGCGAAGGTGGTCGGGCAGAACCGCCGATCGCTGGATCTGATTGCGGCCAAGAGCTACTTCTACCACTCGCGGGTGGCCGAACTGAACAACGATTTGGAAAGTATTCGCTCGTTCCTACACTCCCGGCTGCGTACGGCCACACTGCGGAACGATTTCGAGGGCCAGGCGGTGCTGATCAACTGTTTGCTACGCAACTATCTGCACTACTCGCTGTACGATCAGGCGGACAAGCTGGTGAACAAGTCGGTGTTTCCGGAAACGGCCAGCAACAACGAGTGTGCCCGCTTCCTCTACTATCTGGGGCGCATCAAGGCGGCCAAGCTAGAGTACAGTGTGGCGCACAAGCAGCTGGTACAGGCACTGCGGAAAGCACCCCAGCAGGCCGCTGTCGGATTCCGCCAGACGGTGCAAAAGCTGGTGATCGTGGTGGAGCTGCTGCTTGGCGATATACCCGAGCGGAAGGTGTTCCGACAGGCTGCACTGCGCCGCTCGCTCGGCCCCTACTTCCAGCTTACTCAAGCGGTGCGGATGGGCAATCTGCAGCGTTTCGGCGAGGTGCTGGTTAACTTTGGCGAACAGTTCCGTCAGGATCACACGTTCACGCTGATCATTCGCTTGCGGCACAACGTCATCAAGACGGCGATCCGTTCAATCGGCCTGGCGTACTCGCGCATCAGCCCGCAGGATATTGCGCGCAAGCTGGGCCTGGATTCGCCTGAAGACGCCGAGTTCATCGTGGCGAAGGCGATCCGCGACGGCGTGATCGAGGCCACGCTCGATCCCGAGAAGGGGTACATGCGCAGCAAGGAGAGCACCGACATCTACTCGACCCGTGAACCGCAGCTCGCTTTCCATCAGCGCATTTCGTTCTGTCTGGATCTGCACAATCAGAGCGTGAAGGCGATGCGCTACCCGCCCAAGTCGTACGGAAAGGAGCTGGAAAGCGCCGAGGAGAGACGGGAACGGGAGCAGCAGGATCTGGAGCTGGCGAAGGAGATGGCCGAGGAGGATGACGATGGATTCTAAGCActcggcagcaaaaaaaaaaaggaacatcaACATCAGAGAAAAGCTATGCGCCCTGGTGTATCCAAGCGTTTGGAGTGTTGGAGATCGTATcttacaaaacacaaactccAGAAATAGGTTCATTTAATGGTTTGTTCGTCGTGCAAAATGcgtatttcccttttttgaatAATAAAGATAGGAACTGCAACAATTTCTACACCTAAAACGGGTTTTGAGTACTTTCATGTGGTCAGTTCTCTGCTAAACATTCGAAAGATTCATTTTACTAAATTGCGCGAAATTATTGTATGAAGTATCTTAACTGAATTGCAATGTAACATAAGCTAATTTTATAAGATGTAATGATAATGAAGCCGGAGTTGTAGAATATcgtgaaatttaaatttctttcTGAACGCTCCCGAAGCCGAAAGTCAAGCGGTAAAGAAATTTAACATACTGGGCCTgattttcaagaaaattaatgatggcttttttgttttaggttATTGTTTCGCTAGTTGATGTGGTTTAGCGAAATGAAAGAACTGCTTTATACAGCAAACAACATCTTAATTCgctattttaaaattttacaaacattttacCCCATTTCATGTTCAAAATAAACCGGTCGACCAACCGGAGTTTTCGTTAAAAGTTGGCGTTTTTTGACAGTAGCTTCGTTAAAAGGTGGTCGATTGCAGCAAGCAAATCTGTGCCCAGATTTCGTTGCCAAGCAAGCGGAACGATTTGTCGGAGCCAGAACTGACCGAAAGACATTTCTTGTCGCGTTTATTTTCTGTAGCAGCTCGCGTACTCCATTGTGTGTTCGGAAATTGTAGTGTTAAAAATTGGTGTGGTCAACGCGGAAACAAAACGCATAAAACACGCTTCACAGCGGGAACCGATCCAAGCGCGTCCCTGACTGCTTTTCTGTGCGATTgcggagaaaaaaaggtatgCTGCGGTTTCGGAGCGGAAGGATACACACAGATGATCACGGCGACAGCGGCCAGTGTAggggaaaggatttttttttacgaaaataGCGGGGCAACACACCGACCCAATAATGGTGGATGGGCATGAAAACCGAACCCGACAGTGCGTAATTGGAAACACTATTCTAATGCTTCCCCcgggttggtttggtttgcgGAACCTGAACGCGTGCCTGCCAGTGAAGTAGATAAGAAGAAAACAGACTCGGAAGAAACAGGCGAACTGTGGAAAACTGCACAGTGTgcatgggtgtgtgtatgtgtgcgcgtgtgtgtgggtttgccTGCAAAAGATCGCAGTAATCCGCGGCGGGGCGACCCATCACTTTTGACAGCCGCAGCAGCGTATCTCGGGCTGTAGCAACGATTCTAGAGTGAACCATTTTCCGGCCATAACGGAACGAGAGATCGCGTGGAGCTCGTCCGGTGCCGCTCTGCATGAAGAAAGTGTCCCAGGTTCAAGCACCCCCCGTCCCCGCCCTCACTCAACACAACCCGGATGAAAGGCCACCGAGGAAGGAGAAGGAGTGTTGTTCTTCGTTGACAGTGTACATGCcccgtgtgcatgtgtgtgtgtgtgtatgggtatCTAGTTGTGTGGGCTAGTGCGTACACGGTTgaaatgtgtgcgtgtatgtgtgctatgtgcagtttattttttttcgttccggAAAAGATTAATTTTCTCAGGGACATCAACCACACCAACCCAGAGCCGTGCCGACGAGGATTGTTGTGAAGAAAGTGTTATCAAAGTGTTGAATGGAAGATAAAACTATTCTCCGCCCGCAGCCAATCGGCTCGACACGGGGGATGTACATTTTTTGGAGAGGATTGTAAAAAAATTCTCGGAAGGGCCGAAATGATGAATCCTCCTCTGGTGCGTATCGCGAACTCTCtagcccgtgtgtgtgtgtgtgttctggcGGATGATTAGAAAGGCTTCGGCCCAAGCGGCCCAAGCGCAATAGGCGGAAGGTTAATGGGTGATTTTTGATTCACTGAGACTGTGGGTCGGTGCATCGGGCTCGGGCGAGTGCAGCACCCTTGGCCCAATTTTATGTCACAGcatcacacatgcacacaccgcCTCACCCCCAAGCCCCATCGGTGGAACATGCCCAATAGCACCCTTTCATGTAGCAATTGGCAAAtgttttgtataaaaatgAAGCTTTTCGCTCAATTTGCGTCGCTGAGAAGTGTTCTACATGTTTGTAAACCCAGCCTACGGTGCCATTTTGAACGGCATTGCAACCAGTTGTCGATGACTCCTCCTTGCCACTCGCCGCTTGCTCTGATGACAAAGTTTAGTTGCAcatttgtgcgtgcgtgcgtttctCGCTACACGGGTATGCTCGAGCATTGCACACTCCtctctgtgtgagtgtgcgaaGAAAGCAGCTAGGGAGtacacagaagaaaaaaaaagacactaCGCAAATCGCGGAAAGAACGTGGTGCGTGGGGAATGGTGGGTCAGGGGGTCCCATCCACTATGGTGTGGTGTAATAGTAGTAGATTAAGCGACAATAGTGCTTTCGTCTGCAGCAGTGAGAAATTGTaatattgtattatttttctctcttttcctcttttaGGTGGGCATTGCGCCTCCGTCGGATAAAAACTACTCCCTCTATTGATTGGTGACCAATTGGGGAGGTGCGTAAAACGACAGGAAAACCCCCCTACCCGCCGTCGAAGTTCTTGCAGATGCAGACATGAATGATACATGGCTCACAGTTTTAAAGACAGCTGGACAAATGCATGCTACTATTTAACGCTGGGCCGTGCAGAGAATGGATGTAAGCCAAACGACGGCGCCGGGTGTGTACGTGAACTACTAATTGACTGGAATCGGCCGATCAGGTGTATGGTTGACCATCAGCACTGCCACTAGCGCGTGCCACTTGGTGAATACCTACAACCCTTGTTAAGGGGCCAGGCCAGACCAGGTCAGACCAGAAAGTGGCTCAAAGGTCAAACAACCGTCTACTGGATTGAGGGAGAAAGTAAACAAAGACCGTCGAACAGAACGACAACAATAACGCTCGTCAGCAACGTGTTACTGCAACACGGCACACAgcacgcaccaacacatcggATCGGCAAACAACCACACTACTTTTGGCggtgcgaaaaaaaagaaaagaaaggaagaaaagaacCTCCACACACGGAACAGAGCAACACAAACCCCGAACTTCGCGTGCACCGTAGAATCAAATGTGTTGCTGGAAATGATTTGTAACGAGGACGTCGTCGGTTGGTTCAGAGATCTGAAGAGCTACAGCAGAATAGACACGATGTGCATCATGCTGAACATGTGCCTGCCGTTCGAGCTGCGGTTCCTCGGCACGTACCTGGAGGAGCTGGGCCGGCGGGACGCACCGGAGCTGCGTGGTGCCGAGCTGAAGGTGAACAATCCGCAGGAGTTCATCGCGGACATTGCATCGGGCGAACCGACCGACCAGCGGATCCGGCGCAAGATGGCCCTGTTTCTTGCGCTGTACCGGGCGTGCAATCATGCGTACGCGAACGAGCTGTTCAAAACGCTCGAGGGTTGGGGTGCGCGGCCCGATCTGCAGCGGCTGTTCGAGGAGGACGATCAGCaggagctgctgctcgtgTACACGATGGCCACCAATCATCCGGTGTTTTCGTTCGAGCAGCGGTTGCACTGTGGCGAAATTTTTAGCAAGCTGAAATCGCTGGAACTGAAAGCAGCTGCTAGCCCACGGTCGGGGGAGCGTGAGGAGGTTgcgctcgagcagcagcagcagcagcagcagcagcatcatcactcgcagcagcagcaacagcagcatcttcatcagcaccatcagcaggcACCATCGCAGCATCATTCGATGGATTCGTTGCATAGCAACAGTCCGCAGCAATCGCcaatacagcagcagcagcagcagccacaccATCAACAGCATCAACCGCAGCATCTACAGAACTCGACACCTCCACCGGCCGTGCCGCCACCGCCCGGTACGGCAACGATTCATGCACTGCCACCGAATGCGGCATTGTCGATGCAGAATCTTCCCCAAGGGCCGTCCTCGCTCGGGCAGCCGATCACGCTGACCTACGCAGGATTGCCCGGATTGACGCAGGTAAGGTGCTGGTGAAGGTGTTCTTTTTACGGGTACCAATGGCCAAGAACACAAACAAGAAGATTTTTCAATGATAAACATTTTGTGCGATTATTTTCGAACAAAGCAAGTGAATCATTAATGTACAATATCATCGCTTATTGTCGTTACAGACGCTTGCTAATGATGTCACGCTTACTACGACGCACTTCCTGGACCCAATGCATTCGCTGCCAGTGCAGACAGACTTTACGATTCCTCCGCCAGGACCACCAGCCGGAACCGTGTCATCGCGGTGGGTTCAATCCGTTTACCAGcaggtaacaaaaaaaatctatcatTATGGTTAAAACAAATTGAGTTGCTATTGTGTCCAGCTTCTGATAATTTGTGTCAATTtatttcttcctcctctttttCCCTGCTGCTGTTACACTTCTATCAGCTATCTTATCCGCCTCCGTCATCATCGCCCCACATGAGCAACCCATCATCGCCGATCCACAGTCGCACGACAAGTCCAACCCGCATTCACCCGAGCAGTGTGCAGCATCGAATAAGCCGCAACCAGCAGAAtgaccagcaacagcagcagcaacaacaacagcagcaacaacagcaacaacaacaacagcagaatCAATCGCAAATGCAAAGCTTAAAATCTGTTGATGAGGTAGCAAAGAACTACTCGCGGGATGGTTGGCCAAGGAAAGATCTAACGTTGGGTTTTTGCCTTTCCCAGGACCAGACGATGGTGATGCTGAGCCAGATGCAGCTGCGAAACGGCATTCGGCAAGCGCACAACACGTTGCCGCGACAATCGAAACAGAGCTACGTCAGTCAGCAGCTTCCGCCAtatcatcaccagcagcagcagcagcagcatcattcgCAGCAGCGGGATAGCGGTGGCAGTGGGATCTACCATACGGCAAACTACAACGTCAAGGGTGTCGGTGGCATGATGATGGACATCATGAATCATCAACCGAACTCAACCGGTAGCGATTCGGGCAGCTCGATCGGTTCCACGGGCGACGTGTCGCCGCCGGAAACGCCCGGCGTGGTGCCAGCGACCACCATCTCCACGATTCCACACGTCCGCTCGAATCGCTCGAGCAACATGCGCAACATAAACGGCCGGCTCGAAAAGCCTTACCCACCAATGTCATACTCACAGATGCATCAGCTACAGCAGACGgtagcgcagcagcagcagcaacagcagcaacagcaacagcagcagcaatttgCCGCATCCGACCTCATGGTTACGAGTACGGCACAGAATTTTCTCACAACCGGCACGACTAACGGTGCTACGATGAGCAGCACCGGCAACAATGGGGCCACTGGCAGCGGCGTTGTGTCGGGAGGGGTGCTGATCAACCAAGCCGCTGTCGCTGTCCAACCGCAACCGGGCCAGTTTGTATACGCGGGTACACCGGCCACCTTTCCGCAGGTAAGCGTATCGCACCGGTCCGTCGCTAGTGCGGCCCTGCCGCACGGTACCGCCTTCCGGACGGCGCCGGCCTACGCGCAGAcaattcagcagcagcagcagcagcagccacagcagcaagCGGCCGAACCGATACTTTACCAGTACCATCCAACGGCGGTGGTAGCCGCTACCGGCGTGCCGGGCCAGACGGTGGTAGCAAACAGCACGCTAGCGTTTCTGCCTCCGCAACCGGCATCGACGGTAGCTAGCACGCAGACCGGTCTGCCCGGTGCCGTTCGGTCGTCCCCCTCGCCCCAGATCGGTTTGCTACAGCAGACCAAGgtgcctggtggtggtggtggtacagtAGGCAGCAGCTCGGTGGGAGTGTACGGAGCGACCAGCACGCTGCCGTACACGAGCGCGGCACCGTCGTGTTACAACTGCGGCTCCCTAAAGCATACCGGCCTCGATTGCCCGGAAGCGTCGATGGAGGATATGACGCGAACGTCTAACTTCACGCTAGATTACAATACAATAAGCAACAGTGCGACGTCGCCGAGCACGGTAACAACGCCGACGACCACCACGATACCGTTACTGACCGGTGGAGCGCATAGCAATAACAATACGACGCCGGGAGCGGGCGTAAGTCCCTCCGTGGATCTGTCCGCGGGCATATCCACCAGCGGGGTGGCATCCGGGGAGAGCGGCACTGCAGCTAGcaacagtagtagtagtagcagcagcagcagcagtagtagcagcggCAACAGTAGCAACAATAGTAGCAATACTACAAGTGGCAATGGTAACAAAAGCAACAATAGTACCAGTCTCAGCAGCAATATGATCAGTGCCAGCAGTAAtagcaataacaacaataacaacaacaacaacaaccatcatcatcaacagcatcatcatcatcaccaccatcatcacgccAATAGTGGAAgcgtgagcagcagcagcagcagtaacagcaATAACAGCTCCATGGATGTGCCCTTGACCAGTAGCCTGTTGCCGGTGGACGGTGTcagcggcagcaacaacagcagtgcCAGCAGTGGCAacagtggtgctgctgctgcccctgcCATGGGGCTCAGTGGCAGCACTGCTAGcaccagcagcggcaacaacaGCGCCAGCGGTactagtggtggtagtagtaatagtagcaATCTCGTTAGTGCTAGCGGTAAGTGATAATCATTGGAGGGAGTTAGAGTAATCCGGTCGAACCGTTGTTCGGTTCTGGTGGCAGCAGCACTAGCTGCGTCCGTTGCTGCCGTAGCGGCACTTCTTCGTTCGTTTCCCTTGTCGTCCACTTCGCTGCATTCTGCCAACACTACTGACCACCGTGCTTGATGAGCACGCTGACGCCGGGACGTTCTAGAACACGCGGAATGTCCTGTACGAGCCGCAAGGTGAAGAGGGAGatggagatagagagagagagagaccgagAGAAAGAGGGCACGTATTGGTGTTTTACAGTTGCTATCCTTTCATTTCTCCTCCGGCATATGATCTCGCAATGATGTGTCCCATCTCTTTCTTAATCAAGTGTGGTACGCAGTGTTCGTTCCCTCGTTTTACGAAAGATAAGCatattgggttttttttgtccgtAATTTCTTGCGCGGAACTTTCCGCGCCGTTGTAAGGATAGGCATGCTTCGCCAGCCGAATGTTTAGCTCAGCGCCATGCGCAACAAGTGCGCAAGCAATCACTGTCCTCTGTTGTTTGCTGGCCCGACCTCAAAGCATCGAAAGACACGAAGGATagatttattttgttatgCGTATAAACCAGCTAATGTTAGACATATCTTCCCTTTCGGCTTGGGTTCAGCATGCTATTCCGTCACTATGATGATGGATGAGCATAGCA
Proteins encoded:
- the LOC120957483 gene encoding probable 26S proteasome non-ATPase regulatory subunit 3 is translated as MVSQTAAAAAPADPIVDVEMESAEDAEAAKKDAELLAVQEIRDHARQIDKAVVSKEPRFILRVLRSLPTTRRKLALVVVRSLAVQLYPAGPERDGIMAYIEDYPAGAQEPELPRPRAAIKSPVPEVDAYFHLLLLVRLLDKNDLPKATKCSQDLMAKVVGQNRRSLDLIAAKSYFYHSRVAELNNDLESIRSFLHSRLRTATLRNDFEGQAVLINCLLRNYLHYSLYDQADKLVNKSVFPETASNNECARFLYYLGRIKAAKLEYSVAHKQLVQALRKAPQQAAVGFRQTVQKLVIVVELLLGDIPERKVFRQAALRRSLGPYFQLTQAVRMGNLQRFGEVLVNFGEQFRQDHTFTLIIRLRHNVIKTAIRSIGLAYSRISPQDIARKLGLDSPEDAEFIVAKAIRDGVIEATLDPEKGYMRSKESTDIYSTREPQLAFHQRISFCLDLHNQSVKAMRYPPKSYGKELESAEERREREQQDLELAKEMAEEDDDGF
- the LOC120955529 gene encoding transcription factor mef2A encodes the protein MICNEDVVGWFRDLKSYSRIDTMCIMLNMCLPFELRFLGTYLEELGRRDAPELRGAELKVNNPQEFIADIASGEPTDQRIRRKMALFLALYRACNHAYANELFKTLEGWGARPDLQRLFEEDDQQELLLVYTMATNHPVFSFEQRLHCGEIFSKLKSLELKAAASPRSGEREEVALEQQQQQQQQHHHSQQQQQQHLHQHHQQAPSQHHSMDSLHSNSPQQSPIQQQQQQPHHQQHQPQHLQNSTPPPAVPPPPGTATIHALPPNAALSMQNLPQGPSSLGQPITLTYAGLPGLTQTLANDVTLTTTHFLDPMHSLPVQTDFTIPPPGPPAGTVSSRWVQSVYQQLSYPPPSSSPHMSNPSSPIHSRTTSPTRIHPSSVQHRISRNQQNDQQQQQQQQQQQQQQQQQQQNQSQMQSLKSVDEDQTMVMLSQMQLRNGIRQAHNTLPRQSKQSYVSQQLPPYHHQQQQQQHHSQQRDSGGSGIYHTANYNVKGVGGMMMDIMNHQPNSTGSDSGSSIGSTGDVSPPETPGVVPATTISTIPHVRSNRSSNMRNINGRLEKPYPPMSYSQMHQLQQTVAQQQQQQQQQQQQQQFAASDLMVTSTAQNFLTTGTTNGATMSSTGNNGATGSGVVSGGVLINQAAVAVQPQPGQFVYAGTPATFPQVSVSHRSVASAALPHGTAFRTAPAYAQTIQQQQQQQPQQQAAEPILYQYHPTAVVAATGVPGQTVVANSTLAFLPPQPASTVASTQTGLPGAVRSSPSPQIGLLQQTKVPGGGGGTVGSSSVGVYGATSTLPYTSAAPSCYNCGSLKHTGLDCPEASMEDMTRTSNFTLDYNTISNSATSPSTVTTPTTTTIPLLTGGAHSNNNTTPGAGVSPSVDLSAGISTSGVASGESGTAASNSSSSSSSSSSSSSGNSSNNSSNTTSGNGNKSNNSTSLSSNMISASSNSNNNNNNNNNNHHHQQHHHHHHHHHANSGSVSSSSSSNSNNSSMDVPLTSSLLPVDGVSGSNNSSASSGNSGAAAAPAMGLSGSTASTSSGNNSASGTSGGSSNSSNLVSASGK